From one uncultured Paludibacter sp. genomic stretch:
- a CDS encoding conserved hypothetical protein (Evidence 4 : Unknown function but conserved in other organisms) encodes MTKNDLKIIQEIGKGKSGVSFLAASQQGLVVFKEMHDEPVVYYQFSKNKVELEIDAYHILSKLQINIPKLISYSIDENYLIKEYIDGELITKKQQIAPIEKELFFELLRLEERMKNARINIDYFPANFVLKENKLFYIDYEHNPYSDEWNFTNWGIYYWLNCKGMTDYLRTGDIKFINTDFSSGKPTITDVMLKEREKILTEFYQIQLKRSSS; translated from the coding sequence ATGACTAAAAACGACCTTAAAATTATACAAGAAATCGGTAAAGGAAAGTCTGGCGTTTCTTTTCTGGCTGCTTCACAACAAGGATTGGTTGTTTTTAAAGAAATGCATGATGAACCTGTTGTTTATTATCAATTTTCAAAAAATAAAGTAGAACTGGAGATAGATGCTTATCATATACTTTCAAAGTTACAAATTAACATTCCAAAACTGATATCGTACAGTATTGATGAAAATTATCTTATCAAAGAATACATTGATGGTGAGTTAATTACCAAGAAACAACAAATTGCTCCTATAGAAAAAGAATTGTTTTTTGAACTTTTACGGCTGGAAGAAAGGATGAAAAATGCTCGTATTAATATTGATTATTTCCCGGCTAATTTTGTTTTAAAAGAAAACAAACTCTTTTATATTGATTATGAACACAATCCTTACAGCGACGAATGGAATTTTACCAATTGGGGTATTTATTATTGGCTAAACTGTAAAGGAATGACTGATTATTTGAGAACCGGAGATATTAAATTTATCAATACAGATTTTTCCTCCGGAAAACCTACTATAACCGATGTAATGTTGAAAGAAAGAGAAAAGATTCTGACTGAATTTTATCAAATTCAATTAAAAAGGTCTTCAAGTTAA
- a CDS encoding Prephenate dehydrogenase has translation MKILILGAGKMGIFLTDVLCLKHEVALYDTDPKKLRFVFNTLRLTQLEEIREFEPELLINCVTLKYTLEAFDKVLPYVSKNCIISDIASVKTGLKEYYEKSGKRFVSTHPMFGPTFATLDNLSSQSAIIISESDHMGKAFFKDLYHSLRLKIFEYTFEEHDETIAYSLSIPFASTLVFASVMKPIEAPGTTFKKHMDIAKGLLSEDDYLLSEILFNPYTFEQVEKIRLELRHLLEIIKTKDTPQMQEFLEKVRKNIE, from the coding sequence ATGAAAATACTTATTCTTGGTGCAGGGAAAATGGGCATATTCCTCACCGATGTGTTGTGTTTAAAACACGAAGTCGCTCTATATGATACAGACCCCAAAAAACTTCGGTTTGTGTTTAACACGTTGCGTTTAACTCAATTGGAAGAAATTCGTGAATTTGAGCCGGAACTGCTGATTAACTGTGTAACCCTCAAATATACATTGGAAGCGTTTGATAAAGTCCTTCCTTATGTTTCAAAAAATTGTATCATTTCGGATATAGCATCGGTAAAAACAGGATTGAAAGAATATTACGAAAAAAGCGGAAAAAGATTTGTGTCAACTCATCCGATGTTTGGACCTACATTTGCTACATTGGACAATTTAAGTTCACAAAGCGCTATTATTATTTCTGAATCAGACCATATGGGAAAAGCGTTTTTTAAAGATTTGTATCATAGTTTGCGACTGAAAATTTTTGAATACACCTTTGAAGAACACGACGAAACCATCGCCTATTCGCTTTCTATTCCATTTGCATCTACACTGGTATTTGCATCGGTAATGAAACCTATTGAAGCTCCCGGAACCACTTTCAAAAAGCATATGGATATTGCCAAAGGATTATTGTCGGAGGATGATTATTTGCTTTCGGAAATATTGTTTAATCCTTATACTTTCGAGCAAGTGGAAAAAATTCGACTTGAACTTCGTCATTTATTGGAAATAATAAAAACAAAAGATACACCGCAAATGCAGGAGTTTTTGGAGAAGGTAAGGAAAAATATTGAATAG